In Heteronotia binoei isolate CCM8104 ecotype False Entrance Well chromosome 1, APGP_CSIRO_Hbin_v1, whole genome shotgun sequence, the genomic window caagaaggaataaaaaattTCTTATCATACCCATAACAGCTGCAGTCCAGAAAGATAAGCTGGTTAACCTTTGGTATTCAACCACATTCTGTATCATCTGTGCTGTGCTACTGCATGCATGCTCAAACAACCAAGCTGTACTGTCCTAGAGAGCCCTACTCCTGCTCCCAGGTGCTGAAACCACAGGCACCAGGAATAGCTAGGAATCTCTAGGGTTCTAGACCTTTTACCAGAGGCTTTAAAGTTTCTGAGGTTATCTGCATGCATTCAGTAAGTAGACACCAGGAAGTAGGGAAAATTCTTGTTTTAGTAAATTGCTGAAACATTAAAAGCTTGCTGGCTTGCTCATCAGATACAGGTCCATTGCATGGTTCTTGCTCACAGGCTTGAGAAAGTCCATCCCATGCCAGGCAGTCCATGTCATGGAGGAATAGAAGATATAGCCTCTTCTCACCAGTTCATAGAACGAGGCATGTTTTCAGACGTCCTTGCCTCAGCCCACAAACCCATTAGCCAATCAGGACATGCTTAGCTAATTGGCACTGGTAGGTTGAAACAAATTAGGGAGACTcccaagaacagttctctcaacAGCCAAAAGCCACAGGTGAATGTAGTAAAAACAAGCACATTGCTTTTAGCATGCTGGGCCAGGGGCCTGCCAAGACTTACAGCCTCAGGAAAGTGATAAACCCAAACAATGTAAAGGCCTAATGGCAGCTATTTCTTACACAAGCAACATTTCCTTTCCATCCCAGATATAAACACATATAccagaacaggggggggggggggaccttagcAGTTACAGGTCTTTTTTCTAGTTCTCTCAAAGATCTCCAGGCATCTTTGTTTGAAGAAAATTACCaaagctagggatgggcacaaactgacttACGAACCAAAGTTTGTAACAAACTGGGCCAGTTCATTGGTTCATGAACTGATTTGGGCAATTGTGTTGTTCATGAATTGCCCATGAACTGCTGTTTTTTCGGCAGTTTGTTCAGTTTCTAGCAAGTGAAGGGAAGGTGTTTAGAGAGACCTGCAGAGGAGCCAATCCTGCAGGGACAACTCTCCCCAATGGAGCCCACAAAGGAGCTGTTTTGTAGTGGCACCCACCACCATGCCTCAAAATCCCAAAGAAGCCCACAGGTCCATCTGGCTCAGTCATACTCAGTTTCCAAATAACCACTATCCCACTACTAACACCAGTGTTACATATCATCCTGCTTCACCATGTAATGAAAACATCAAGTCTTATCCAGGTTGGTAAGAGCCCAGATAGACTCAGGGAATTCTAACAGTTTCAGGTCTGCTACCCCACATCAGACCAGATCTGAGGATACTTAGATCTGGGGACATGAACAGACCAAACAGAGCTTTCTACAgtaaaaggtgtgtgtgggggggtcaagGACCTTTCCAGGACCTTTGGAGACCAGGCCACATGATACCATGTGATTTGCATAACTCACCTAGGCCCGGCTGCTGGCTTTTATTCACAACATCCACataatgaaagccagtgtggtgtagtggttagagttttggactaggatttatttctttatttaaatttctatcctgccctctccgcaagcggactcagatccccaccctgccatggaagttagggttgccaggttttaccTGCTTGCTGGTGGGGGTAGAGtgggagctttctgggagtgaGGAGGCAGGCCAACATCATGAGTAaaatccctgatgtgatgacattatGCAGAAGTGGCATCATAACCCTGGGGATGTTGTGCGGCAGCACTCCAGTTTTTGTGCAAAAATCTATTATAATCattgagttttgcccaaaacacCAGAGTGATACTACATGCAtgttcctgatgtgatgtcacttctgtgtgatgtaatcatgtcagggacatctcACCtggtcatggctgttggggtggggcttccccactcTGGCCAGCTGGCTCCCACTGGGCAGGAGCCCATGAAATATGGGGATCCCTCACTCCCCCTGGGGACTAGCAACCCtagtggaagctcattgggtggctttgggccagttCTATATTGTAAGCCTCATGAATTTGTGCAGGGGCCatgctaatcttctctgtattgttccaattttagtatatgtgctgccgaagCTTGCTTTGGCAGCACGTATACTAAATTAGAACTTTACGGGATTGTTTTGAGGATAATATGGAGGTGATGAGAATGACATAAACTACTTTGGGTCCAGATTGTGAAGAAAGGTAAGGTATAAATGAACTAAATGAATAATAATATAaatgaagatgggaggcagattaAAGGTTGGTTGGTAGGAAGGAGAAAAGAACACAGAAAAAGCTGAGGTTAGTAGGTTTCTGATAGAAAAAAAGAGGGAATATTGTAGGGTGTGGTAGACAAAGGAAAATGAGGTGTTTCTCCACAAGTATTTGCAGGTTCCCCACATAACTGGGCTACACAGCTTTCCCAGCAAGAGGCTGCTGGGtaggaaaagaaggaaaactgaAGACAGGGGAACAGAAAAAGGCAAATAAACATACCATCCACTTTGCTAATCTTCAGAGATCCTGATTCAGGTGCCCCTGCTAAGTGAGACTAGACAGTTCGCAACCCAAGAAAGGACCTACCTGATTGTCCCAAGGAAGATTCATCCAACTCCCTCTATTGTTGTTTTCTGCCATTGTTTTTTGGGATATACCCCTGATAATTGTCACTGACCCTCCTTCCTGTTTTGGGTGTTATGTGTGTTTATGTTTTGATGTTTGCTACATTGGGGAccttatttgggtggaaaggtgacaTAGAAAGATTCTAAATACATTAATAAGTTTGTTGGTAGGTGGGGATATTAAAAGGGGACAGACTATGGGGTCTTCCagcaaagggaaagaagaaatagtctTTCCTGTTCCACAAGTGTCCATGCTGTTCCTCCACTTGTGTGTTCTAAAATCCATGCAAGGCTTTATCTTGTATTTTTTAAATGACAATAACTTATCAGGAGTTACATTCCATCCTAAGCATAAGCGCAGCACACTCTGATACTCAGCTGTTagaaatgttggactggattctTCCACTGTTTCCCTTCAATATAGAAAGACCTGTGCCAGATAAAGGCTTAGTATCCAATATGTAGATTTATTGTGCTAGGTCAGCTTTTGAACCAACTCAGTAGTTCTGTTTCCAGATCCACAGCCACAAAtttggcatttgcctagggcactgggaggggggcactgaattgggctccccccccccaacaccccaGACAAATTTTCCCCCCATGGTGGTGGCAGGCAGGCCACCTTCCGTACCCCCCGAGGGTGCGCTCAGAGGAGTGATGCCAGCTTCCTCCTTACCTGCTTCGACAGGAAGTAGTGTTCTCTTAAGTGAGCACACGATgagaggcttcgctcccccctcccttccaggatTAGATTGCAGAGCTCAAACGGGCATTTCTCTGGCAAGAACTGCTACGTGATGCATGgtgctgagcagtgttccctctgagttaatgtgagctagctcactgttttttagcctccaactcacacatttttgtcttagctcaggaaggatggccccagaacataCTAATTAATGCAGTAACAAATCActcgctcacaattttaatgtcagtagcttgAAAAGTAgccagttgctcacaagactccacagcttagagggagcactggtgctGAGTGAGATGCATACATCATGCCTCTGCTGCCACCTTCCAAAGAGTGGTCTTTCCTCTCTCCTACTCATCAACCTATTGTGCTGTCTATTGTCTCAGACTACAGAGAAAGACTACAAGAGAGTCAGAGAGGTAGACAGACTAagacaggaatggccaaactgcagctcgggagccacatgtggctttctcacacatattgtgtggctctcaaagctccaccCCTGCGCTCGtcagcctgcttggagaaggcatttctctctttaaatcacttctccaggccaagccagctagcagcttggagaatgcagtcaAAGtttaagttactttctttccacctctccttccccatctattttccttccttcctttcgtgtttccttctttcctttcttctacatttgatgttcatgccttgtggctctcatacattgtgtggctcttgcattaagcaagtttggccacctctcgACTAGGACAATaaccacccttcccttctctttctgtTGCTATCCCTTTGGTGTGTAGACTGCTACACATTTCTTCCTTCCAGCTTCATTGTCATTCTCCATCTTGGCAACATGAGAGCAGGATGCTTTCCTGCATCTCCATTCATCTAGCTAGTTAGACTAGATGAGAGAATATACCTCTTCATTATTCTATCTAGAAATGGAGTCCCTACAATAATAAAGAATTTATTCATTTTTCAAATATAAAAGAGGCTCCATGTAGCTTTTGTTCTGGGacagcacacacacactgacCAGATGAGCTCTGTTGTGTTAAAGCCTTGAGTGCGCAGCTGCCGATATAATCCAACACCTATAACAGCAACAACCAGTGATTCCACCAGGAAACCACCTCCCTGGCTACCATTGGAGATAAACCAGACTAAGGTTTGAAAGACTTGTTAAAATACAATCCACAGAAAACTTGCAGCTCCTGAATTTCCACTTTGGTTTAAAGTTTGCTGGAGTTTGGTCTCACAAGAGTGAGCTTTTAGGGCAGTACATATGGCTTTCTGCTGCTCTAAAGATTTACCAGATTACAGTTAACTCTATTATCTATGTGGAATGGAAGCCTTGCAAACTGACAGGGACTGCCAGCAAAAATAAGGATACTGTGCTTAAGTGCCTTCCTACTGCTCATCTATTTAAAACTCTGCTCAAATATAAATAGATGTTTTAAATAGAGCAACTCCAGAACTCTTCTCTATCAACAAAGTTCTTGGAAACAGATTGATCTTGTTCAGGCCACTGGCTCTTTGCAGGAATGTTGGTGCTATTGAGGAGGCATCCTGCTACTATTGATGTTCAGTTTTCACTATCCCTAGAAAAACCCTGCTCATGGAAAAATGAAGCAAGTTTAGATTAAAAGTTCACAAGCTGTCTCTTACTGTTATAAACTGAGGCTCCTTTGGATGACAAAACAACATTCAGCCCCAACGTATATAAGAATGTTTATGGTTTCAGCTGCCAGTATGCATTCTTATCATTGGTCTAGAGCCAACAGATTACAGCTCCAAAGAATAGAGAGGGCAGGGTCAACTCGGCATATGAAGGAAGAATCCATATGTTCTTATACAAAAAAGAACAAGGTAACaataataaatgcaataaaagaaCTAATGAGTTGTGCAGCGATATAAGGAGGGTAACATGATACATTGTCCTATACTGGGTTGGGTTATGGGGCCAGACAAAAGATAATTGACTCTGCCTCCTGACCGAATTTAGGCATGTAAGTTTGGAAGGACCTTGCGCTTCCTCCTTACTCTTCCCAAAAAATGCACTACAGGATCAGAATATCATTAATGGCTTGtatcttgatttttaaaatgttggtcTGAGAGTAGGTCTAAAATTCGACATAAAAGGGAATATGTACAAATGCAAATTAGATTTACTTTTTAATAAACATGCACAGAGTTATGTTGAAAGTCCTACTGAGGATGTGTAGGACAATCATATACATGTTTGTACATAACATAAGTAACATTGattttattggctggtacattcAAGTCTTCTTGGAACTGCAGTCTAAGTGGATTGTCATTCACATCATggtagatccccccccccccaagatttgtGCATACAATCagaggaaaggcagcatggtacagcatgattttgtcagattttggaagctaagcaggtcggTACTtagaaaggagaccaccaaggaagattctgcagtggaaggcaatagcaaaccacctttgcttctcatttgccttgaaagtacCTTGTTGGGGCTGCCTTAAGTCAGTTACTACTTGaggcacttcccccccacacacacatatgtgcatACAGTGTAGATTGAGTGGAACTAGGGATTTCTAACACATATTTCTGAGCATTCTTGTGACATTATGTTTCCCAGGGTACTTGGGGAGAAGCCCTGACAAAGAAGGTTTTTCGCGCATTGACATTTTCTAAAATGTGCCACCCCTTCGCAGCAGAAAAAGGAAGGTGCTTTTGCGAGGAGTACAATGTACTTATTGTGTTGGGCTATAGAGCTGATCAGCTCAATTTAGAATACAAACTTTACTTTGAAAATTTATGATGGGGGTCAGGCAATGGAAGTTACAGTTTTTCTTTATACTGATTAATTTCATATGTAATGTCTAAATGCTAACACTTTTCACAGTTGAATGGCAAGTTTCACAGTTGAATCCCTGGTGGCTTGCAGCACCATCTTAAGCAGTGTGTCACCTTCTAAGTCAACTGAAGACACGGGGCTTCAAGTGTAACTCTGCCTATGACTGGACTGTTAGTTTCCACTTGAAACAAGGGATGGCAATAATAATGTGAGCTGTGCTGCAATCCTTGGCAACATTacctgtgctagggttgccagcctccagatgggggatgaagatgtcctggaattacaactgatctccaggctatatcactaatttattgtttatttaaaaactttcatctacttctggagaaaatggctactttagaagGCAAACAGCATGatattatgccctgctgaggtcctgctCTATCCTAAATTCTAGCCTTCCAAGCTCCACCTGCAATTCTTTAGTTATTTCCAaacccagggttgccaaccctacCTGACTCACTTTAACACAATATGTTTAAACAACTATTTAGATACATTTTCTACCATTGTATTAGAGGCGAGAAAAAAAACCTTCCGATTTTCCTACAGGTTGTAAAAGGCAAAATACTAAAAAGACCCTTCAGCTCTTCCACTGAAGCTTTAGCCCCTTTTATCATGAGATCAAAAGCGACCGCCTCCTAAAACCTACAACAATTCTCTTTTTGAAACTGGATGGCTGTGGGGACGGTTCAACCCTATTTTATACTTTTCCCAATTAGGCCCGGCTCCTTGACGTCATGCCTGTCTAGGATTGGCTGCTCAGATCTGACACTCAAGAGAAGCCACACACCcttagaaactttttttttgttaaagacTTTTTCAGCCTGAACTGGTTTAAAAAGTTATTCCTAACACATGTTTGCGGGCCACTAGCATCTCGGGCAGCATAAATATCTTTTCCGTAcggagggaaaaaagaaagagaccCACAAGAAAACacccttcccccacttctcctCACCTCTCTTAGCTGCCGGTTGGAGTTAAGCTTTCCCCCTTATCCTCGGCTCTAACAATGTTTTGCTACTCCGTGCAACAACTTTTTTGAACTCGCCTCACACGGTGGAAGGGAACATCGGAAGGAACGGATGACAAAAAGAGGTTCTAATGCCCTTTTTTGCCTAGAAAAGAAGGAGCAGCATTCCAGGAAACAGCGCAAAGCGAAAGGAATTACACTAGTACTTTGCAAAACCGGGAACTGTTTCCCCCTTTTGTTTGCATCGAGGGTTTGTGGAGTTTGGCTGGCTGCAAGGATTTTCTCTGCTTTGGAAATGGCTTGGATCAAGTGGTGGTTTCTCCTGTGTGCGTGTATATTTTTGGCCCCAACGTTCGGGGTTTCAGAGAAAGGAAGACTGAGGACGATCACTTATGTGCTGCGCCCCAATCAGTCGGGCACTTCCAGCAGCCGCTTGCAGAGTGGAGGGCAGCAACCGCGCACCACCTTCAATGTGGAGCTGAACACTCGTTACAGCACCCGCGGCGGcggtagcagcagcagcaccttgGAGCGAACTCGCAGGATGAGCAAAGCGAGCAGCCCAAGCATGCAGCTCCGCTTGGGCCCCACCGTACAGCTTCAGCACAAGCCTGCCAGCCACACGCCAGCCTCGTTCAGCAAAGTGGCCAAACCCGGCTCACGCTCCAAGCTTCAGCCGCGCGAGAGCAACAACAGCACCGTCAGTGGGCAGGTTCACCCCAAACCCCAtctgcagcagctgcaggggTAAGGTGATGCCAGCTTTTTCCTGCGTGGCCACATAGCGTTCTCCAGTCGAGGGGAGCTCCCAGAGGCTTTGGTCCTGCACGGCGGCCGAATCAGGAAAAGGAGTTTAATGGAATGCAATGCCCAGGGTTTCTCATAGATAGAAGCTTCTCTCCTCTTTAGTGTGTGGCGCCTACTGTAGTTTGAATAACAAAAAAGCCAATCGGGTAGAACTTTTTGTGTTAGTATCTTGCTTCATTAAAGGGGATAGGGAGACCTCAGGATAGGCTAAGGGCAAAATCCATCTGCTTGGCGTGTTTGCAATACTCTGTACCTGGCTAAGAGTACATGAAAGGGAGCGGGAT contains:
- the LOC132574811 gene encoding latent-transforming growth factor beta-binding protein 1-like; the encoded protein is MTKRGSNALFCLEKKEQHSRKQRKAKGITLVLCKTGNCFPLLFASRVCGVWLAARIFSALEMAWIKWWFLLCACIFLAPTFGVSEKGRLRTITYVLRPNQSGTSSSRLQSGGQQPRTTFNVELNTRYSTRGGGSSSSTLERTRRMSKASSPSMQLRLGPTVQLQHKPASHTPASFSKVAKPGSRSKLQPRESNNSTVSGQVHPKPHLQQLQGVNVCGGQCCHGWSKAPGSQRCTKQVMFIQPWMSLQECIRCFETSQLRIPAMTHTFIRCVFRKKNSLCLHSYDKGKAVWKKIEMVAIFLPLTTKKSNCSPPCQNGGMCLRPQLCVCKPGTKGSSCEDTTKQETTLLGGPGPATPPWPIPQRSVQQSYSKKVQVQQKVNPMAQMTFTLKQKPSGGLPQQMQSQ